The Enterobacter kobei genome has a segment encoding these proteins:
- the recC gene encoding exodeoxyribonuclease V subunit gamma, with translation MLRVYHSNRLDVLEALMEFIVERERLDDPFEPEMVLVQSTGMAQWLQMSLSRKFGIAANIDFPLPASFIWEMFVRVLPDIPEQSAFNKQSMSWKLMALLPEMLQHDEFAMLRHYLNDDTDKRKLFQLASRTADLYDQYLVYRADWLIRWEAGERVEGLPEAQIWQAPLWKALVEHTEKLGQPKWHRANLYDRFISILENASERPARLPSRVFICGISALPPVYLKALNALGKHIDIHILFTNPCRHYWGDILDERWLSRLVTRQRKRLFEERSVPLFKDDSTAAQLFDEDGIQNLPNPLLASWGKLGRDYIHMLSDITSSGEGDVDAFVEIAPDNLLHNIQLDILDLENRAVMGVTAKEFERSDSKRKLDADDRSITIHVCHSPQREVEVLHDQLLAMLQDDPELTPRDIVVMVADIDSYSPFIQAVFGSATGERYLPYAISDRRARQSHPALQAFVTLLSLPDSRFISEDVLALLDVPVLAARFNINEEGLRYLRQWVNESGVRWGIDDDNVQEFELPPTGQHTWRFGLTRMLLGYAMESSQGEWNEVLPYDESSGLIAELVGHLASLLMQLNRWRRELMQPRPLEEWLPVCRALLNDFFLPDSDTEAAMALIETQWQAIVDEGVNSHYHEAIPLSLLRDELTQRLDQERISQRFLAGPINICTLMPMRSIPFKVVCLLGMNDGVYPRALAPLGFDLMSANPKRGDRSRRDDDRYLFLEALISAQSKLYISYIGRSIQDNSERFPSVLVQELVDYIGQSHYLAGDEALNCDESEQRVKAHITCVHSRMPFDPMNYVVSEQQSYAREWLPAAKNEGRAHTDFIQTLDPLPINTLTFEQLQRFWAHPVRAFFQQRLQVNFRSEESEIPDAEPFTLEGLERYQLNLQLLNALVDEEDADKLYRRYRAAGQLPYGAFGEIVWEAQCQEMNALAERVREQRQPGQSLEIDLSCNGIQLTGWLTQVQPDGLLRWRPSLLSVSQGLQLWLEHLVYSALGHKGESRIFVRKEGEWRFPPMEAEQAFRYLSLYIEGYLQGMNKPLLLLPESGGAWIKACYDAQNDAMLTDEASLHKARSKFIQAYEGNMMVRGEGEDVWYQRLWRTLEPEYFEAITEEAKRYLLPLFKFNQS, from the coding sequence ATGTTAAGGGTCTACCACTCAAATCGTCTGGATGTGCTGGAAGCGCTGATGGAATTTATCGTTGAGCGCGAGCGGCTGGACGACCCTTTTGAGCCTGAAATGGTGCTGGTGCAAAGCACCGGTATGGCGCAGTGGCTGCAAATGTCGCTTTCCCGTAAATTTGGCATTGCCGCGAATATTGATTTTCCGCTGCCGGCGAGCTTTATCTGGGAAATGTTTGTTCGCGTATTGCCAGACATTCCCGAGCAGAGCGCCTTCAACAAGCAGAGCATGAGCTGGAAGCTGATGGCGCTGCTGCCGGAAATGCTGCAGCACGATGAATTCGCCATGCTGCGTCACTATCTCAATGACGATACCGATAAGCGCAAGCTGTTCCAGCTGGCGTCCCGTACCGCCGATCTCTACGACCAATATCTGGTTTACCGTGCTGACTGGTTAATTCGCTGGGAAGCGGGTGAGCGGGTTGAAGGGCTACCGGAGGCGCAAATCTGGCAGGCGCCGCTGTGGAAAGCGCTGGTTGAACATACGGAGAAACTGGGCCAGCCTAAGTGGCACCGTGCCAATTTGTACGATCGGTTTATCTCGATACTCGAAAATGCGTCGGAGCGCCCGGCCCGTCTGCCGTCACGCGTCTTTATCTGTGGGATATCCGCATTACCCCCTGTCTATCTGAAGGCGCTGAATGCGCTGGGTAAACATATTGATATTCATATTTTGTTTACCAACCCCTGCCGGCACTATTGGGGGGATATCCTCGATGAACGCTGGCTTTCGCGGCTGGTAACCCGCCAAAGAAAGCGCCTTTTTGAAGAGCGATCCGTCCCTTTGTTTAAAGACGACTCCACCGCCGCGCAGCTTTTCGATGAAGACGGTATTCAGAACCTGCCCAATCCGCTGCTTGCCTCATGGGGGAAGCTGGGACGTGATTACATTCACATGCTCTCTGATATCACTTCATCGGGTGAAGGCGATGTGGATGCTTTTGTCGAGATCGCCCCGGATAACCTGCTGCATAACATTCAGCTCGATATTCTTGATCTGGAAAACCGTGCCGTTATGGGCGTGACGGCGAAAGAGTTTGAACGCAGCGACAGCAAACGGAAGCTGGATGCTGACGATCGTAGTATCACGATCCATGTGTGCCATAGCCCGCAGCGTGAGGTCGAAGTGCTTCACGACCAGTTGCTGGCGATGCTGCAGGACGATCCCGAACTCACGCCGCGTGACATCGTGGTGATGGTGGCAGACATCGATAGCTACAGCCCCTTTATTCAGGCTGTTTTCGGCAGTGCGACAGGGGAGCGATACTTGCCTTACGCTATCTCTGACCGTCGCGCTCGTCAGTCGCATCCCGCCTTGCAGGCCTTTGTTACCCTGCTTTCACTGCCGGATAGCCGCTTCATCTCGGAAGATGTCCTGGCGTTACTGGATGTTCCCGTGCTGGCCGCACGCTTCAACATCAATGAGGAAGGGCTGCGCTACCTTCGCCAGTGGGTGAATGAATCTGGCGTGCGCTGGGGGATTGATGACGACAACGTCCAGGAGTTCGAGCTTCCTCCGACCGGGCAACATACCTGGCGGTTTGGCCTGACGCGTATGCTGCTGGGCTACGCCATGGAAAGCAGCCAGGGCGAGTGGAATGAGGTGCTGCCATACGATGAGTCCAGCGGTTTGATTGCTGAACTGGTGGGGCATTTAGCGTCTCTGCTGATGCAGCTTAACCGCTGGCGTCGTGAGTTAATGCAGCCGCGTCCGCTTGAAGAGTGGCTTCCGGTTTGCAGGGCGTTGCTCAATGATTTCTTCCTGCCAGACAGTGACACCGAAGCGGCGATGGCGCTCATTGAAACGCAGTGGCAGGCTATCGTCGACGAGGGCGTGAATTCCCACTATCACGAGGCGATTCCATTGTCGCTGCTGAGGGATGAATTGACGCAGCGTCTTGACCAGGAGCGAATCAGTCAGCGTTTCCTGGCGGGCCCAATCAATATCTGCACGCTGATGCCAATGCGTTCAATCCCCTTTAAGGTGGTCTGTTTGCTCGGCATGAATGACGGCGTTTATCCTCGCGCCCTGGCGCCGCTGGGGTTCGATTTAATGAGCGCAAATCCAAAGCGGGGTGACCGTAGTCGTCGTGATGATGACCGCTATCTTTTCCTCGAAGCGCTCATCTCTGCCCAGAGTAAGCTCTATATCAGCTATATCGGCCGCTCCATTCAGGATAACAGCGAGCGCTTCCCCTCCGTTCTGGTGCAGGAGTTAGTGGATTATATCGGCCAGAGCCACTATCTGGCGGGTGATGAAGCCCTTAACTGTGATGAAAGCGAACAGCGGGTCAAGGCGCATATCACCTGTGTCCACAGCCGTATGCCGTTTGACCCGATGAACTACGTTGTTAGCGAACAGCAGAGCTATGCCCGCGAGTGGCTACCGGCGGCGAAAAACGAGGGGAGAGCACATACGGATTTCATTCAGACACTTGACCCGCTGCCCATTAACACCCTGACTTTTGAACAGCTTCAACGCTTTTGGGCGCATCCTGTTCGCGCCTTCTTCCAGCAGCGATTGCAGGTCAACTTCCGCTCTGAAGAGAGCGAAATTCCGGATGCAGAGCCTTTTACGCTGGAAGGGCTGGAGCGCTATCAGTTAAATCTGCAACTGCTGAATGCACTGGTTGACGAGGAAGATGCTGACAAGCTTTATCGCCGCTATCGTGCGGCAGGGCAACTGCCTTATGGCGCGTTTGGGGAGATCGTCTGGGAGGCGCAATGCCAGGAGATGAACGCTCTGGCGGAGCGCGTAAGGGAGCAGCGTCAGCCCGGACAAAGTCTCGAAATCGATCTTAGCTGCAATGGCATCCAGCTCACCGGCTGGCTCACTCAGGTTCAGCCTGATGGGCTGCTGCGCTGGCGGCCTTCACTGCTCAGCGTTTCACAGGGATTGCAACTCTGGCTGGAACATCTTGTCTACAGTGCGTTGGGCCATAAAGGCGAAAGCCGGATTTTCGTGCGCAAAGAGGGCGAGTGGCGCTTTCCGCCAATGGAGGCAGAGCAGGCGTTTCGCTACCTCTCTTTGTACATTGAGGGCTATCTCCAGGGAATGAACAAACCCCTGCTGTTATTACCTGAAAGTGGTGGTGCGTGGATAAAAGCCTGTTACGACGCACAGAATGATGCGATGTTAACGGATGAGGCTTCTCTGCATAAAGCGCGCAGTAAATTTATACAGGCCTATGAAGGGAACATGATGGTGCGCGGCGAGGGGGAAGATGTCTGGTATCAGCGCTTATGGCGCACGCTCGAACCAGAGTACTTTGAGGCTATCACGGAAGAGGCAAAGCGCTACCTGTTACCGTTGTTTAAATTTAATCAGTCCTGA
- a CDS encoding prepilin-type N-terminal cleavage/methylation domain-containing protein, producing the protein MPATVNKEKGFSMVEVLLAMMLLVMIVTALAGYHRALAARFTLFNQYRQLWHYAWNQAQLSTTALPAGWQVSRVQTTHSGCVSITVTLFSPLGRRGEITRLHCPVSQ; encoded by the coding sequence ATGCCAGCTACCGTAAACAAAGAGAAAGGATTTAGCATGGTTGAGGTTCTGCTGGCGATGATGCTGCTGGTGATGATCGTAACCGCACTGGCCGGTTATCACAGGGCACTGGCGGCGCGGTTTACCCTGTTTAACCAGTACCGCCAGCTCTGGCATTATGCCTGGAACCAGGCTCAGCTCTCAACGACTGCGCTGCCCGCAGGCTGGCAGGTGAGTCGGGTGCAGACAACGCACTCAGGATGTGTCAGCATCACGGTTACACTTTTTTCGCCTCTGGGGCGGCGCGGTGAGATAACGCGTCTGCATTGCCCTGTTAGCCAGTAG
- a CDS encoding DUF2509 family protein, translating to MNRQRGMSSLALVLLLLVLGTLILTGLNQQLTTFSALVGGESRSFQQQAAVQSALEWGRVQRWSSEPLAQCKQASAWRVCLRRLSETSVLLIAGGNDLLLWRSGEIIDGKIHFSPHGWSDFCPLKERALCQLP from the coding sequence GTGAACCGTCAACGTGGTATGTCTTCCCTGGCGCTGGTTCTGCTTTTACTGGTGCTTGGTACCCTGATCCTCACCGGTCTCAACCAGCAACTCACTACGTTTAGTGCGCTCGTTGGCGGAGAAAGCCGTTCATTTCAGCAGCAGGCCGCGGTGCAATCTGCGCTTGAGTGGGGACGCGTTCAGCGTTGGTCATCGGAGCCTCTGGCGCAGTGCAAACAGGCATCAGCGTGGCGAGTGTGTTTACGGCGGCTGAGTGAGACGAGTGTGCTGCTGATTGCCGGAGGCAATGACCTGCTGCTCTGGCGCTCAGGAGAGATAATCGACGGTAAAATTCACTTTTCACCCCACGGCTGGAGTGATTTTTGTCCCCTTAAGGAGCGCGCGTTATGCCAGCTACCGTAA
- a CDS encoding prepilin peptidase-dependent protein produces the protein MLKRQQGFSLTEVLIATAISSLLLIGASLFLPGLQRAVLLQSGQREQEEEVWQRLFSLGKQLQRAGYCAGNCPGQGLLTGRQGSCVIVRWDANSNGSWDNSASENDSTGFRLESGALETLRGATSCEGKGWEKLTDPDRLVITHFMVRKVEHARFAPEFTIELAAIRKGEQGKPYQAVYTVTGYNL, from the coding sequence ATGTTGAAGCGTCAGCAGGGATTTTCCCTTACTGAAGTTCTGATTGCTACGGCCATCAGCAGCCTGTTATTGATCGGCGCATCGCTCTTTTTACCCGGTTTGCAGCGAGCGGTGTTACTGCAATCCGGCCAGCGAGAACAGGAAGAGGAGGTCTGGCAGAGACTGTTTTCCCTCGGCAAACAGCTCCAGCGGGCAGGCTACTGTGCGGGTAACTGCCCGGGACAAGGGTTGTTAACGGGCAGGCAAGGTAGCTGTGTCATTGTGCGATGGGATGCCAACAGTAACGGCAGCTGGGATAACAGTGCATCAGAAAACGACAGCACCGGTTTTCGTCTGGAGTCGGGTGCACTGGAAACCCTGCGTGGTGCAACCTCGTGTGAAGGCAAAGGATGGGAAAAGCTCACGGATCCGGACAGGCTGGTGATCACGCACTTTATGGTGAGAAAAGTTGAACACGCCAGGTTTGCGCCTGAGTTCACTATCGAACTGGCCGCTATCCGCAAGGGCGAGCAGGGGAAGCCTTATCAGGCGGTGTATACGGTCACGGGGTACAACTTGTGA
- a CDS encoding prepilin peptidase-dependent protein has product MKKENGFTLIETLVAVSLVVILSASGLYGWSSWQGQQRLWQTASQVRDYLVFLRNHANRYNREHRITLQQVGERACLVSSAVKGCEQGSPFALIPLWPEVAVSEVTPSLGFYGLRDTAWAGRIRVQSRAGAWLIIVSDGGRIRMCQVSQGGQC; this is encoded by the coding sequence ATGAAAAAAGAGAACGGTTTTACGCTTATCGAAACGCTGGTGGCTGTGTCGCTGGTCGTCATTCTCAGTGCCTCAGGCCTGTACGGCTGGAGCAGTTGGCAGGGGCAGCAGCGGCTGTGGCAAACCGCCAGCCAGGTGCGCGACTACCTGGTGTTTCTGCGCAACCATGCCAACCGGTACAACCGCGAGCACCGCATTACCTTGCAGCAGGTGGGGGAAAGGGCATGCCTGGTGAGTTCTGCCGTAAAAGGCTGTGAGCAGGGCAGCCCCTTTGCACTGATTCCACTCTGGCCAGAAGTCGCGGTCAGCGAGGTAACGCCGTCACTCGGGTTCTATGGATTAAGGGATACGGCATGGGCAGGTCGGATAAGAGTGCAAAGCCGTGCAGGAGCGTGGCTGATTATTGTCTCAGATGGAGGGCGCATCAGGATGTGTCAGGTCTCGCAGGGGGGACAATGTTGA
- the thyA gene encoding thymidylate synthase, with amino-acid sequence MKQYLELMKKVLDEGTPKNDRTGTGTLSIFGHQMRFNLQEGFPLVTTKRCHLRSIIHELLWFLQGDTNVAYLHENNVSIWDEWADENGNLGPVYGKQWRAWPTPDGRHIDQITTVMNQLKNDPDSRRIIVSAWNVGELDKMALAPCHAFFQFYVADGKLSCQLYQRSCDVFLGLPFNIASYALLVHMMAQQCDLEVGDFVWTGGDTHLYSNHMEQTHLQLTREPRALPKLIIKCKPASIFDYRFDDFEIEGYDPHPGIKAPVAI; translated from the coding sequence ATGAAACAGTATCTTGAATTGATGAAAAAAGTGCTCGATGAGGGCACGCCGAAAAACGACCGTACCGGCACCGGTACGCTCTCCATTTTTGGCCACCAGATGCGCTTCAATTTACAGGAAGGCTTCCCTCTGGTGACGACTAAGCGCTGCCATCTGCGCTCGATCATTCATGAACTACTCTGGTTCCTGCAAGGCGATACCAACGTTGCGTATCTGCACGAAAACAACGTCTCCATCTGGGACGAATGGGCAGATGAAAACGGCAACCTGGGCCCGGTTTACGGCAAGCAGTGGCGCGCATGGCCAACGCCTGATGGCCGCCATATTGACCAGATCACCACCGTGATGAACCAGCTGAAAAACGATCCGGACTCGCGCCGAATCATTGTTTCCGCCTGGAACGTGGGCGAGCTGGACAAAATGGCGCTGGCTCCGTGCCACGCGTTCTTCCAGTTCTACGTCGCTGACGGAAAGCTCTCCTGCCAGCTCTACCAGCGTTCCTGTGATGTGTTCCTCGGCCTGCCGTTTAACATTGCCAGCTATGCGCTGTTAGTCCATATGATGGCGCAGCAGTGTGACCTGGAAGTGGGGGATTTTGTCTGGACCGGTGGGGACACCCATCTCTACAGCAACCATATGGAGCAGACCCATCTCCAGCTGACCCGCGAACCGCGCGCGCTGCCGAAGCTCATCATCAAGTGCAAACCGGCGTCAATCTTTGACTACCGCTTCGATGATTTTGAGATTGAGGGCTACGACCCGCACCCTGGCATCAAAGCGCCCGTCGCTATCTGA
- the lgt gene encoding prolipoprotein diacylglyceryl transferase has translation MNSGYLHFPEFDPVIFSVGPVSLHWYGLMYLVGFIFAMWLAGRRASRPGSGWTKNEVENLLYAGFLGVFLGGRIGYVLFYNLPVFLNDPLYLFRVWDGGMSFHGGLIGVILVMVIFAKRTKRNFFQVSDFIAPLIPFGLGAGRLGNFINGELWGRVDPSVSFTMLFPGSRAEDMALLPSHPEWQSIFDTYGVLPRHMSQLYELALEGVVLFIILNLFIRKPRPMGSVSGLFLIGYGAFRIIVEFFRQPDAQFTGEWVQYISMGQILSIPMIVAGAIMMIWAYRRRPQQQLS, from the coding sequence ATGAACAGTGGTTATCTGCATTTTCCGGAATTTGATCCGGTCATTTTCTCAGTAGGACCTGTTTCGCTTCACTGGTACGGTTTGATGTACCTGGTGGGCTTCATTTTTGCCATGTGGCTTGCTGGTCGTCGCGCCAGCCGTCCTGGCAGCGGCTGGACCAAAAACGAAGTGGAAAACCTGCTGTACGCGGGCTTCCTCGGCGTGTTCCTCGGTGGCCGTATTGGGTATGTGCTGTTCTATAACCTCCCGGTATTCCTGAACGATCCCCTCTACCTGTTCCGCGTCTGGGACGGCGGCATGTCCTTCCACGGCGGCCTGATTGGGGTGATCCTGGTGATGGTGATTTTTGCCAAACGCACCAAACGCAACTTCTTCCAGGTATCAGATTTTATCGCACCACTGATCCCATTTGGGCTGGGGGCTGGCCGTCTGGGCAACTTTATCAACGGTGAGCTGTGGGGGCGTGTTGACCCGAGCGTCTCTTTCACCATGCTGTTCCCCGGCTCGCGTGCAGAAGACATGGCGTTGCTGCCGTCGCATCCAGAGTGGCAATCCATTTTCGATACCTACGGCGTGCTGCCGCGTCATATGTCCCAGCTTTATGAGCTGGCGCTGGAAGGCGTCGTGCTGTTCATCATCCTGAACCTGTTTATTCGCAAACCGCGCCCGATGGGGTCTGTCTCCGGCCTGTTCCTGATTGGCTACGGCGCGTTCCGCATCATTGTTGAGTTCTTCCGCCAGCCGGATGCACAGTTCACCGGTGAATGGGTACAGTACATCAGCATGGGGCAGATCCTCTCCATTCCGATGATTGTCGCGGGTGCCATTATGATGATTTGGGCGTATCGTCGTCGTCCACAGCAACAACTTTCCTGA
- the ptsP gene encoding phosphoenolpyruvate--protein phosphotransferase has product MLTRLREIVEKVASAPRLNEALNILVTDICLAMETEVCSVYLADHDRRCYYLMATRGLKKPRGRTVTLAFDEGIVGLVGRLAEPINLADAQKHPSFKYIPSVKEERFRAFLGVPIIQRRQLLGVLVVQQRELRQYDESEESFLVTLATQMAAILSQSQLAALFGQYRHTRIRALPASPGVAIAEGWMDATLPLMEQVYEASTLDEALERERLTAALEEAANEFRRYSKRFAAGAQKETAAIFDLYSHLLSDARLRRELFAEVDKGSVAEWAVKKVIEKFAEQFAVLTDGYLKERAGDLRALGQRLLFHLDDTIQGPNAWPKRFVLVADELSATTLAELPQDRLAGVVVRDGAANSHAAIMVRALGIPTVMGADIQPSVLHRRTLVVDGYRGELLVDPEPVLLQEYQRLISEENELSKLAEDDVNLPAQLKSGERIKVMLNAGLSPEHEEKLGSRIDGIGLYRTEIPFMLQSGFPSEEEQVAQYQGMLQMFNDKPVTLRTLDVGADKQLPYMPISEENPCLGWRGIRITLDQPEIFLIQVRAMLRANAATGNLSILLPMVTSIDEIDEARRLIERAGREVEEMIGYAIPKPRIGVMLEVPSMVFMLPQLANRVDFISVGTNDLTQYILAVDRNNTRVASIYDSLHPAIIRALAMIAREAEQYGIDLRLCGEMAGDSMCVAILIGLGYRHLSMNGRAVARVKYLLRHIDINDARELAERSLEAQLSAEVRHQVAAFMERRGMGGLIRGGR; this is encoded by the coding sequence ATGCTCACCCGCTTGCGAGAAATAGTCGAGAAGGTGGCCAGTGCTCCGCGTCTGAACGAGGCGTTGAATATTCTGGTTACTGACATCTGTCTTGCGATGGAGACCGAGGTCTGTTCGGTGTATCTGGCCGACCACGATCGGCGCTGCTATTACCTGATGGCGACCCGTGGTTTGAAAAAACCACGGGGACGAACCGTAACGCTCGCATTCGATGAAGGGATTGTCGGTCTGGTTGGACGGCTGGCGGAACCCATCAACCTTGCCGATGCGCAAAAACACCCCAGTTTTAAATACATTCCTTCCGTAAAAGAAGAGCGCTTCCGCGCTTTCCTTGGTGTGCCAATTATCCAGCGTCGTCAGCTGCTCGGCGTTCTGGTCGTCCAGCAGCGTGAGCTGCGTCAGTACGATGAAAGCGAAGAGTCATTCCTCGTTACGCTTGCCACACAGATGGCGGCGATCCTCTCACAGTCTCAGCTTGCTGCGCTTTTTGGTCAGTATCGTCATACGCGTATCCGTGCTCTTCCGGCCTCGCCAGGCGTGGCGATTGCTGAAGGCTGGATGGACGCCACGCTGCCGTTAATGGAGCAGGTGTACGAAGCCTCCACGCTTGATGAAGCGCTGGAGCGCGAGCGTCTTACCGCCGCCCTGGAAGAGGCGGCGAATGAATTTCGTCGCTACAGCAAACGCTTTGCGGCGGGTGCGCAAAAAGAGACGGCGGCTATCTTTGACCTCTATTCGCACCTGCTCTCAGACGCGCGTTTGCGTCGTGAGCTTTTTGCCGAGGTGGATAAAGGTTCGGTAGCAGAATGGGCCGTTAAAAAGGTTATCGAAAAGTTTGCTGAACAGTTTGCAGTATTAACTGACGGTTATCTGAAGGAGCGCGCCGGAGATTTACGCGCGCTGGGCCAACGTCTGCTGTTCCATCTGGATGACACCATTCAAGGGCCAAATGCCTGGCCAAAACGGTTTGTCCTGGTTGCCGATGAACTCTCGGCAACCACGCTGGCTGAACTGCCTCAGGACCGGCTGGCCGGCGTCGTGGTGCGCGATGGTGCCGCCAACTCACATGCCGCCATTATGGTACGTGCGCTGGGTATTCCTACCGTTATGGGGGCGGATATCCAGCCGTCGGTACTGCACCGACGCACGCTGGTGGTTGATGGTTACCGCGGTGAACTGCTGGTCGATCCTGAGCCGGTTCTGCTTCAGGAATATCAGCGTCTCATCAGCGAAGAGAATGAATTAAGCAAGCTGGCGGAAGATGACGTTAACCTGCCTGCGCAACTCAAAAGCGGAGAGCGGATCAAAGTCATGCTCAACGCGGGCTTAAGCCCGGAACACGAGGAGAAGCTTGGCAGCCGCATCGACGGCATCGGTTTATACCGCACTGAAATCCCGTTTATGTTGCAAAGTGGTTTCCCCTCCGAAGAGGAGCAGGTGGCGCAGTATCAGGGCATGTTGCAGATGTTTAACGACAAGCCCGTCACCCTGCGTACCCTGGATGTCGGGGCGGATAAACAGCTGCCGTATATGCCGATCAGCGAAGAGAACCCATGCCTGGGCTGGCGCGGGATCCGTATTACGCTCGATCAGCCGGAGATCTTTCTGATCCAGGTGCGCGCCATGCTGCGCGCCAACGCGGCGACGGGGAATCTCAGCATCTTACTGCCGATGGTGACCAGTATTGATGAGATCGACGAAGCGCGGCGCCTGATCGAACGTGCTGGCCGGGAAGTGGAAGAGATGATTGGCTATGCGATCCCTAAACCACGGATCGGTGTCATGCTCGAAGTGCCGTCGATGGTCTTTATGTTGCCGCAGCTGGCTAACCGCGTTGATTTTATCTCTGTCGGTACGAACGACCTGACGCAATATATTCTGGCCGTCGATCGTAACAACACCCGCGTCGCCAGTATTTACGACAGTCTGCATCCGGCGATCATTCGCGCGTTAGCGATGATTGCCCGTGAGGCGGAGCAGTACGGCATTGATTTACGCCTGTGCGGCGAAATGGCCGGGGATTCAATGTGCGTCGCGATCCTGATTGGTCTGGGGTATCGCCACCTGTCGATGAACGGCCGTGCCGTCGCACGCGTGAAGTATTTGTTGCGACATATCGACATCAATGATGCTCGCGAGCTGGCTGAGCGCAGTCTTGAAGCGCAGCTGTCCGCGGAGGTACGGCACCAGGTGGCGGCGTTTATGGAACGACGCGGTATGGGTGGCCTGATTCGCGGCGGCCGCTAA
- the rppH gene encoding RNA pyrophosphohydrolase, protein MIDDDGYRPNVGIVICNRQGQVMWARRYGQHSWQFPQGGINPGESPEQAMYRELFEEVGLSRKDVRILASTRNWLRYKLPKRLVRWDTKPVCIGQKQKWFLLQLVGNDSDINMQTSSTPEFDGWRWVSYWYPVRQVVSFKRDVYRRVMKEFASVVMQLQEIPPKPQSAPAWRRKRG, encoded by the coding sequence GTGATTGATGACGATGGCTACCGCCCGAACGTAGGAATAGTAATTTGTAATCGTCAGGGCCAGGTCATGTGGGCAAGGCGATATGGTCAGCACTCCTGGCAGTTCCCGCAAGGTGGGATTAATCCGGGAGAGTCCCCAGAACAAGCGATGTACCGGGAGCTTTTTGAAGAGGTCGGTTTAAGCCGTAAAGATGTTCGCATCCTGGCCTCGACCCGCAACTGGTTGCGTTACAAGTTACCGAAACGTTTGGTGCGTTGGGACACAAAGCCGGTTTGTATCGGCCAGAAACAGAAGTGGTTTCTTCTGCAGTTGGTGGGCAACGATTCAGACATCAATATGCAAACCAGCAGTACGCCGGAGTTCGATGGCTGGCGCTGGGTAAGCTATTGGTATCCTGTTCGTCAGGTCGTGTCATTTAAACGCGATGTTTACCGTAGGGTGATGAAAGAGTTTGCAAGTGTGGTTATGCAGCTTCAGGAGATCCCGCCTAAGCCGCAAAGCGCACCTGCCTGGCGACGTAAAAGAGGTTAA